In Rhodamnia argentea isolate NSW1041297 chromosome 4, ASM2092103v1, whole genome shotgun sequence, the following proteins share a genomic window:
- the LOC115726169 gene encoding zinc finger BED domain-containing protein DAYSLEEPER: MATPEENNDVKTPETQPSKRRKKKSIVWEHFTIETVSPGCRRACCKQCKQSFAYSTGSKVAGTSHLKRHIAKGTCPALLRNQDKSQVTPYSAPGRMGSDPPKRRYRTSTVQLIPFDQDRCRHEIAKMIIMHDYPLHMVEHPGFVTFVQNLQPRFDLVSFNAVQGDCIATYLCEKQGVMKFIEGMPGRVCLTVDIWTSSQSLGYLFLTGHFMDSDWKMHRRLLNIVMEPFSSLSHAVATCLADWNLESKLFSVTFNQPLTEAARENLKPFLAVKNPHILNGQLLISNCVARTLTAVAKDVLGAGQGIVKKIRNSVKYVKTSDSHEEKFIDLKQQLQVPSERSLSLDDQTQWNTTYEMLVAASELKEVFSCLDTSDPDYKQAPTLEEWKQVETLCTYLKPVYEAASILTTATSPTAITFFHEVWKIQADLARAVTSEDPFISDLTKPMLEKIDKYWKDCSLVLAMAVVMDPRFKMKLVEFSFTKVFGDDAPNYVKIVDEGIHELFLEYVSLPLPLTPAYAEEGPNGNKMEESPQGGHLLTDHGLTDFDMYIMETSGQQMKSELDQYLDETLLPRVQEFDVLGWWKLNKLKYPTLSKMARDILSIPVSTVLPDSVFDTAPKEMDKYRCSLRPDTVEALLCTKDWLQYGSSQISNALVKVEM; this comes from the coding sequence ATGGCAACCCCAGAAGAAAACAACGATGTGAAAACTCCTGAAACACAGCCCAGCAAGCGGAGAAAAAAGAAGTCCATCGTCTGGGAACACTTCACAATAGAAACTGTGAGCCCTGGATGTAGAAGGGCGTGCTGTAAGCAGTGCAAGCAAAGTTTTGCTTATAGTACAGGCTCAAAGGTCGCTGGCACCAGCCACCTCAAGCGTCATATTGCTAAGGGCACCTGTCCTGCTCTTCTGCGTAACCAAGACAAGAGTCAGGTCACACCATACTCTGCACCTGGAAGAATGGGTTCCGATCCTCCTAAACGTCGCTATAGAACTTCTACTGTCCAACTTATACCTTTCGACCAGGACCGGTGTCGCCATGAGATTGCTAAGATGATTATAATGCATGACTACCCACTTCACATGGTTGAGCATCCTGGGTTTGTGACTTTTGTCCAGAATCTTCAACCAAGGTTCGATTTGGTCTCTTTTAATGCTGTGCAAGGTGACTGTATAGCAACTTATTTATGTGAAAAGCAAGGTGTGATGAAGTTCATCGAGGGTATGCCAGGACGAGTTTGCCTCACTGTCGATATTTGGACTTCTAGTCAAAGTTTGGGTTATCTATTTCTGACTGGCCATTTCATGGATAGTGACTGGAAGATGCATCGCAGGCTTCTCAACATTGTAATGGAGCCATTTTCTTCATTAAGTCATGCGGTTGCTACTTGTCTTGCTGATTGGAATCTGGAGAGTAAATTGTTCTCTGTTACTTTTAATCAGCCACTGACTGAAGCAGCACGTGAAAATCTCAAACCTTTTCTTGCTGTTAAGAACCCGCATATTCTCAATGGTCAGTTGTTGATCAGCAATTGCGTTGCACGTACCTTGACCGCTGTCGCGAAAGATGTACTTGGGGCAGGGCAAGGAATTGTGAAGAAGATACGGAACAGTGTAAAATACGTGAAGACATCAGATTCACATGAGGAAAAGTTCATTGATCTCAAGCAACAGCTGCAAGTTCCTAGCGAGAGAAGCCTTTCTTTAGATGATCAAACTCAGTGGAACACGACATATGAAATGCTGGTGGCTGCTTCGGAACTGAAGGAAGTTTTCTCTTGCTTGGATACCTCCGATCCTGATTACAAGCAAGCCCCGACCTTGGAAGAGTGGAAGCAGGTGGAAACCCTCTGTACCTACTTAAAGCCTGTTTATGAAGCAGCAAGTATTCTTACAACCGCCACCAGCCCTACTGCAATTACATTCTTTCATGAAGTGTGGAAGATACAAGCAGATCTTGCTCGTGCAGTCACAAGTGAGGATCCCTTCATCTCCGATCTTACCAAGCCGATGCTTGAAAAGATTGATAAATACTGGAAGGACTGCAGCCTGGTTTTGGCCATGGCTGTGGTCATGGATCCTCGGTTCAAGATGAAGCTTGTTGAGTTCAGTTTCACTAAAGTGTTTGGTGACGATGCTCCGAATTATGTGAAGATAGTTGATGAAGGCATCCACGAGCTGTTTCTCGAATATGTTTCGCTCCCATTGCCTCTGACGCCCGCGTACGCAGAAGAAGGGCCTAATGGAAACAAGATGGAGGAATCACCTCAAGGAGGGCATCTTCTGACAGACCATGGGCTGACTGATTTCGACATGTATATCATGGAGACTAGTGGGCAGCAGATGAAGTCGGAGCTGGACCAGTATCTGGATGAAACTTTATTGCCTCGAGTGCAAGAGTTTGATGTGTTAGGGTGGTGGAAGCTGAACAAGTTGAAATACCCAACCCTTTCTAAAATGGCTCGTGACATCCTGTCTATCCCTGTGTCTACTGTTCTTCCTGATTCTGTATTTGATACTGCACCCAAGGAGATGGACAAGTACAGGTGTTCCCTGCGACCTGACACGGTGGAAGCCCTGTTGTGCACTAAGGACTGGCTACAGTACGGCTCGTCCCAGATATCAAACGCCCTTGTGAAAGTGGAAATGTAG